CGCCGTGCTCGGTGCGGCTCCGGCGCTCCTCGCGGCGACCGAGCCGCCGGTGGGACCGACGGTGGGGCCGCCGGTGCCGCGTGCCGCGGGCAACGGGCCGCTCATCAGCCCCGCGCTCGTGGCGGAGGTCCGGACGAGGTCCAGGGTCCGCTCCATCATCCAGCTCAAGCCGGGAGAGAGCGTCGAAGCCGTCGCGAAGGACGTCGAACAGGCCTCCGCGAGCAGCCGGGTCGTGGACGCCACGTCGTCGCCGCACTTCTTCGTCGCCGAGGTGGACCGCATGACCCTCGCGAGGCTGGAGAAGGACGCCCGGATCCAGGCCGTCTACAAGGACGAGCTGCGAACGACCACTCTCGACGACAACAGCACCGCCCTCATCCGCTCGGACCGGGCGAACCAGGCAGGCTGGACCGGCAAGGGCACGACGGTCGCCATTCTGGACACGGGGATCGACCGCGATCATCCCTACCTCGCCGGCCGGATCGTGGACGAGGCGTGCTTCTCCACCTCGGACCCCCGCGACGGCACCGTCTCGCTCTGCCCGAACAACCAGCCCACCCAGACGGGCCCCGGCGCGGCCGACGCCGAGACGGCCCAGTGCATCGTCCGGGGCGCGAACGCCTGCTCCCACGGCACGCACGTGGCGGGCATCGCCGCCGGCCGGATGACCGCGGGCGCGCCCGCCAACGGCGTCGCCCCAGACGCGGGCATCCTGCCGATCCAGGTCTTCAGCCGCGTGGACAACGCGATGACCTGCGAGGTCGGCCGCACTCCCCCGCCGTGCTTCCTCAGCTACCTCTCCGACGAGAAGCTGGCGCTCGAGTACGTCGCGCGGGTGGTCAGTGCCCACAACATCGCCGCGGTGAACATGAGCCTCGGCGGCGGCGGCCCGTACACCGAGGCGTGCGACACGGACGCGGCCGCCTCCGCGGTCAAGCCGGAGTTCGACACGCTGGTGAGCATGGGCGTGGCGCCCGTGGTGGCGGCCGGCAACAACGGCTTCGCGAACGGCATCGTCGCCCCCGCCTGCCTGTCCAGCGCCATCGCGGTGGGCGCCACCGACGGCTTCGACCAACCGGCCCGCTTCACCAACCGGGGGCCGATGCTCGACCTGTTCGCGCCGGGCGTGAGCATCAGGTCCTCGGTGCCCGACGACACGTACGTCGAGCGCAGCGGCACCTCGATGGCCGCGCCGCACGTGGCGGGGATGTTCGCGCTGATGAAGCAGGCGTACCCGGACTTCACGGTCGCGCAGAGCCTGCAGCGCCTGCAGGGAACGGGCGCGGCGATCCGCTACTCCGCCGCGGGCACCCTCGTGACCACGGCCAGGATCGACGCGCAGCACGCCACGTCGGCCGCGCACGCCTGAGCCCTATGACACCAGTTGTCCAATTAACTACACTTCTGCAACAAACGCCCCCGATCCCCCCGGAGGAACAGTTGAGACTGTCGTCTCTACTGGCCGGCGCCATCGCGTTAGCCGCAACCTCGATGGCCGCTCCGCACGTGACGGGCGCCCTGGCCCTGCTCCGCCAGAAGCGGCCCCGCGCGGGGGTGGACCAGCTGGTCGACCTGCTGCGGCGCTCGGGCAAGCCGATCACGTACACGAGCGCGGGGGCCGAGGTCACGACGCCCCGCATCAACGTGTACGCGGCCCTGCACAGTCGCTGAATCCGCAGGCCGGGGCAACGGGGCTGCCCGTTGCCCCGGGCAGCGCTAGATCAGTTCCCGGAGCACGTCGTCGACCGGAGTGGCGCTCACGCCGAGGACCTTCTCGGTCTCGGAGAAGTCGACGACGAAGGGGTGGCCGGGCTTGATGAGCGCTTCGTGCATCTCCCCCCAGAGCGGGTCGGTGAAGCCGAGCAGGGTCAGGTCGCGTTCGGTCATCTCCTCCATCCGCGGCTCGGGCGCCCCCGCGAGCCGCGCGAGCCGCCCGGCCAGCTCCCGCACCGACAGGGTCGCGGTGGGCACGTGCCAGGCCCTGCCGTACGCCTGCTCATCGCGGCTCGCGGCGACCAGGGTGCGCGCGGTGTCGCCGATCGACGAGTAGCTGTGGGGCACGTCGAGCTCCTGCGGCACCAGGGCGAGCCGGCCTTCCAGTGCGGGCCGCTGCACCATGAGGCTGAACACGGAGAAGGCGCCCGCGCCGTAGAACTGGGCAGCCCGCACCTCCGTGACCTTCACTCCTGAGGAGGCGGCCTCCTCCCATGCCCGCGCCCTGGCCCGCCCCTTGGGCCCGGTCGCGGCCAGCGGGAAGTCGGGCGCGATCGGCCTGTCCACCGGCCCGTAGCCGTACATGTTGCCGAGCATCACGTAGGCGGCACCGGTCCGCCGCACCGCGGTGAGCAGCGACGCCGTCAGGATCGGCAGCTGCTCGGGCCAGACGTGGTACGGCGGCACGGCGGTGGTGAACAGCGTGTCCGCGCCCTCGGCCAGCTCGGTGAGCCGGTCGGCGTCGGTCGCGTCCGCGGCGACCTTCTCGACGAGCGGATGGTCGGGCCCGCCGCCGGTGCGGCTGATCATTCGTACCCGCTCGCCGTCCTCGGCCAGCAGCAGAGCGGTCCTCGACGCGGCGGCCCCGCGTCCCACGATCACATGAGATTTCATGATGACAACGGTGCCGACCTGTGATCCCGTAGCCTAGTGGCCGGAATGCCAACTATCCGGAGGATCTGGCCATGCACCGCGTCGCCGCAGTGATCGTGCCTCCCGTGCTGAGCTTCGACGTCTCGATCCCCCTCATGGTGTTCGGCGACGACTCCCGCTACGACGTGCGCGTCTGCACGGCGCGGCCCGGCCCGGTGCCGACCGTCGGTGGTCCCGACGTGCTGGTGACGGACGGCCTGGACGCGATGGACGGTGTCGAGACTGTGCTCGCCGTAGGGAGCGGCGGCGAGGAGGCTCCTCCGGAGGTCCTCGACGCCTTGAGGAAGGCCGCCGCCGGCGGGGCACGGATCGCCTCGCTGTGCACGGGGGCGTTCGTGCTGGCCCAGGCCGGCCTGCTCGACGGGCGCCGCGCCACCACCCACTGGGGGCTGGCCGCCGACCTCGCCGCCCGCTTCCCTGCGATCGACGTCCGCCCCGACGTCCTGTTCGTCGAGGACGGCGGCATCTTCACCTCGGCGGGCGCCGCCGCCGCCATCGACCTCTGCCTGCATCTGATCAGGCTCGACTACGGAGCGGCGGTGGCCAACGCGGCGGCGCGGCTCGCGGTCGTCTCTCCCGTACGGCCGGGCGGCCAGGCCCAGTTCATCGAGACCCCGCTGCCTCCCGAGCGCGGCACCTCACTCGCCCCCACCCGGGCCTGGGCGCTCGAGCGCCTCGACCGACCGCTCACCCTGGCGGACCTGGCCGGCCATGCCAGGGTGAGCGTGCGGACGCTGACCAGGCGCTTCCACGCCGAGACCGGCCTGAGCCCGCTCCAGTGGCTGCTGCACCGGCGCGTCGACCGGGCCAGGGAGCTGCTGGAGACCACCGAGCTGCCCATGGACCAGGTTGCCGAGAAGAGCGGCCTGGGCAGCCCGGACTCCCTCCGCAAGCACCTGGCAGGCCGGGTCGGGCTCACTCCCACGGCCTACCGCGCCAGCTTCACCCGCATGGGGTGATCGCCCGTCAGCGGTTCCGTGCCCCCGCCACCAGCCGGATGGCGGCGTTCAGGCGGTTCCACGCGTTCAGCGCCCGGTAGCCGTCCGGCAGCAGCTTCACGGGGTGTGCCATCCGTGCTTGCATGGTTCGCTCCAAGTGCGTCCAGGTTCCGGCTGTCGGCGGTAGGACGGGGCAGCGAGCGAGAATGTGACAGCCGCGGTGAGCGCCCGGTGAGCGGGCGGTGAGCCCTCCGGAGCAGGCTCTGCGTCATGAAGAACCGCAACGTCCTGATCTCCGGCGCCTCGGTCGCCGGCCCCGCCCTCGCCTACTGGCTCCGCCGCCACGGCTTCAACCCCACGATCGTGGAGCGCGCCCCCGCGCTCCGGGACGGCGGCTACGCCGTCGACTTCCGCGGCGAGGTCCACCTGTCGATCCTGCGCCGCATGGGCATCCTGGCCGACCTCGAGCGTGCCCGCACCGGCATGGGCTCCATGGCGTACGTCAACAGCGCCGGCAAGGTGCAGGCCAAGATGCCCGCCGACCTCTTCGCCGGGGACATCGAGATCCTCCGGGGCGACCTCGTGCGCATCCTGTACGACGCCACCAAGGACCACACCGAGTACATCTTCGGGGACTCCATCACCTCGCTCGCCGAGGACGACCACGGCGTGACCGTCACCTTCGAGCGCACCCCGCCCCGCAGGTTCGACCTGGTGATCGGCGCCGACGGGCTGCACTCCAACACCCGCCGCCTGACGTTCGGGCCGGAGGAGCAGTTCGTCAAGCACCTCGGCCTCTACTGCGCGATCTTCACCACCTCCAACTACCTCGGGCTCGACCACACCGGGCACGCCTACCGCACCGGGGGCAAGGTGGTCATGCTGCACAGCTCCCGCCACAACGCCGAGGCCAGGGCCGTCTTCTACTTCTCCTCCCCGGAGCTCGACCTCAACCGCCGCGACGTGGCCAGGCAGCAGGCCGTCCTCGCCGAGCAGTACACCGGCAACGGCTGGCAGAGCGACCGGCTGCTGAACGAGATGCGGCACGCGCCCGACTTCTACTTCGACTCGGTCGGCCAGGTCCACATGGACACCTGGACGCGGGGCCGGGTCGCCCTGGTCGGCGACGCCGCCTACTGCCCCTCCTCCCTGTCGGGCATGGGCTCGGGGCTCGCCCTGGTGGGTGCGTACGTCCTGGCGGGAGAACTGGCGGCCGCGCAGGGCGACCACCGCGTCGCGTTCGCCCGCTACGAGGAGGAGCTGCGTGAGTACGCCGTCGGCTGCCAGAAGATGGGCGACGGCGTCGCCGGCCTCATGGTCCCGGGCAGCCGCTTCGTGGCCGGGCTGCTCAACCGCTACTACAAGCTCATGCCGTACCTGCCGGGGAAGAACATGGCCGCCAAGATCGCCCGCAGGACCGCCGAGAACATCACGCTACGGGACTACCGGGACCTCGCCCTACGCTAACCGGAGTCCATGGCCATGGTCTGCAAACAGCCAAGCCCATTTCGAATGGCGTCGCTTAGGGTGGCTTCTATGGACGCAGGCAAGGCGATCTTCGAAACCGTCGACAAGCTTCGCCAGCGGCGCACGGCCCCGCTGGTGCTCGAGCTCGATCTCACAGAGGGCATCACCGAGGGCCCGCCGGCGGACCCGCTCGCCGCGGTGCTGTCCATGCGCAAGACGCGCCTGTCCGACGTCCTGTCCGGTCTCAAGCGGGCCAGACAGGACTCCAGGGTCAAGGCGCTGGTGGTGAAGATCGGCAGCAACCCGCTCGGCCTGGCCATGGTGCAGGAGCTGCGCCAGGCCGTGATCCAGTTCAGGGCGGCGGGCAAGCTGACCGTCGCGTTCGCCGAGACGTTCGGGGAGTTCGGCGGCGGCACGGTGCAGTACTACCTGGCCACCGCGTTCGAGCGCGTCTACCTGCAGCCGAGCGGCGACGTCGGGCTCACCGGGGTGGCGCTGGAGCAGCGCTTCGTCAAGGGGGCGCTGACCAAGCTGGGCGTGGGCTACGAGGCCGGGCAGCGGCACGAGTACAAGACCGCCGTCAACACCTTCACCCAGGACCACATGACCGACCCGCACCGCGAGTCCATGAGCCGCATCGTCGAGTCGGTCACCGAGAGCCTCATCACGGGCATCGCCGACGGGCGCCGGCTCGACCCGGGCAAGGTCCGCGAGCTGATCGACCGCGGCCCGTTCACCGCCGGCGAGGCCGAGGAGGCCGGTCTTGTCGACCGGCTGGCCTACCGCGACGAGGTGTACGACGAGGTCAAGCAGGCGGCGGGCGACGAAGCCCACCTGCTGTTCATCTCCCGCTACGCCAGGGGCGCGGCCGTGAAGAAGCTGCCGAACCCGATGGCCGACGGGGTCGCGCTCATCCACGGCACCGGCATGATCAGGACCGGTCGCAGCGGCCGCAGCCCGCTCGGCGGCGGCGGGGCGATGGGCTCCGACACGGTCAGCGCCGCGTTCCGCGCGGCGCGGCGGGACGAGCACGTCAAGGCCGTCGTGTTCCGGGTGGACAGCCCCGGCGGCTCGTACGTGGCCTCCGACACGGTGTGGCGCGAGGTGATCCTGACGCGCAAGGTCAAGCCGGTGATCGTCTCCATGGGCGACATGGCGGCGTCCGGCGGCTACTTCGTCTCGATGGCCGCCGACGTGATCGTGGCCCAGCCCGGCACGCTGACGGGCTCGATCGGCGTGTACGGCGGCAAGCCGGTCCTCGCCGAAATGCTGGAAAAAATCGGGATAAATTCAGAACTTGTCGCCGAGGGGACCAACGCCGGCATGTTCTCCACCTCCCGCGGCTTCTCCTCCGAGCAGTGGGAACGCGTGAACGCCTGGCTCGACCGGATCTACGATGACTTCGTGGGCAAGGTGGCCCAGAGCCGCGACCTCACCCGTGAGCGCGCGCACGAGCTGGCCCGCGGCCGCGTGTGGACCGGCGCCGACGCGCACGCCAGCGGGCTCGTGGACGAACTGGGCGGCCTGGAGGACGCGCTGGCCCTGGCCAGAAAGCGCACCGGCCTCGCCGACGACGCCCCCGTCCGCACCTATCCCCGGCTCAACCCGCTGGAGCGGCTGCGCGGGCCCGAGTCCAGCGAGGACAAGTCCGCCGCCCTCGCGCGGATCCGCCTCGACGCGTGGGGCCCGCTCGCCCGCCTCTCCGCCGAGCTGGGCCTCCCGGCCACCGGCCCGCTCCTGCTGCCCGCCTGGTACACGATCCGCTGACCACGCACATGGCGGGCCGTCAGGTCCCCGCGGCGCGGTAGCGGCCGGGCGCGTGGCAGGCCGTCAGGTTCCCGCGGCGCGGTAGCGGCCGCGCAGCCGTACCAGGGGTTGGAGTGAGGGGCTGACGTAGGGGACGGCGAGGACGGCGGCGATGAAGAGCGTGTGGTCCCCGGCCGGGACCACCTTGGTGGTCTCCGCCTCCAGGGCGGCCACGCCGCCCTCCACCACCAGCGCGTCCGTCTGCGCGCCCCGGTGGTGCGGAGTGCCGGCCAGCAGCAGCCTGGCGCTGGGGCGGCCCGCGGTGGCGAAGCGGCTGGCGACAGCCGCCTGGCCGGATGACAGGAGGGAGGCCGCCCAGCGGTCCTGGCGGAGCAGGACCTCGCTGAGGTAGCCGCTGCTCGCCAGGCTCACCAGCACGAGCGGGGGCTCCAACGAGACCGACATCAGTGCCGACACCGTGACGCCCAGGTCGTCGCGCCCGTCGCGTACGGTCACCACCGCCACCCCGGCCGCGAGCTGCGCCATCGCCTCCGTGAACTCGCTCACAGACATACAGTGTGGGGCCCCCGGCGAGCGGGGACCCTCACCGGGGTCAGCCGAGGCCGTTGGAGGTCAGCCATTCCTTGGCCACCGTGGCGGGCTCGTCCTTGTTGACGGAGATCTTCTGCATCATGTCCATAAGGGACTGCGTGGTCAGCTTCGCCGAGACGGCGTTCAGCGTGGTCTTGATCGTGTCGGTCGCGCCCGCCTTGTAGAGCAGCGGCGTCACGTTCTGGGCGGGGAAGATGTTCTTGGGGTCCTGCAGCGGCACGAGGTTGTTCGCCGTCATCTTGGGGTCGGTGGTGAACACGTTGCCGACCTGGATCGTGCCGTCCTTGATCGCGTCAGAGGTGGTCGGGCCCGTGGGCTTCCACTCCTTGAACTCGATCCCGTAGACCTCCTTGAACCGCGCCTCCCACCGCTTCTTGAACTCGGGCGGCCCGCCCACGACGAAGCTCTTGGAGACCTTGGCCAGGTCCTCCATGGTGTTCAGCGACTGCTTGGTCTGGGTGTCCTTGCTGATCGACAGGCTGTCCTTGTCCTCGGCCGGCGAGGAGTCGAGGACCTCCAGCTCGGCCGGCAGCTTCTCCTTCAGCGCGGTGTTGACCTCGTCGGTGGTCGCGGCCGTGTTCTTCAGGTCGACGAAGGCCAGCAGGTTGCCGTTGTACTCGGGCACGATCGTCAGGCCGCCACTCTTGACCTGGTCGAACACGGCCTCACGGCTGCCGATGCGCGGTTTCTCCGTGACCTGCACGCCCTTGGCCTCAAGCGCCTGCGCGTAGATGGAGCCAAGCAGCACGCTCTCGTCGAAGTCGAAGGACCCGATGACAGCCTTGCCCCCGCCCCCGCCCGAAGCCGAACCACTGGGGGCCGCGCTCGAGGTGTCGAGCGGGTTGCCTCCAGTGCTACCACCACCACCACCGCAGGCGGCCATCCCGAGCATCGCCGACATGAGCACCGCGGCGATGCCGTACTTGCGTCCCATTTCGATTTTCCCTTCTAAGCGGGGGGTAATAGGGGAGACTACCGAACCTTCACCCTCCGGCTCACCCCTGGGGAGACCGTCACCCTCTGAGCGAGCGTGAACAGTACCTGCACCACGAGGGCGAACAGCACAATCAGTACTGAACCCCCAACAACACTCGCGTAATCCTTCGTCGCGAAACCATCGATCACATACCGTCCGAGACCGCCGAGCCCGGTGTACGCGGCCACGGTGGTGGTGGCCACGACCTGGATCGCCGACAGGCGGCATCCCAGCAGGATCAGCGGCAGCGCGACCGGCACGAGCACCCGTCCGAGCACCTGCCCGCCGCGCAGCCCCATCCCGTACGCGGCGTCGCGCAGCTCGGGGTCGACCCCCTTGATGCCCTCGAACGTGTTGACCAGGATCGGCGGGATCGACAGCAGCACCAGCGGGATGATCACCGGCCAGATCGAGGCCGTGCCCAGCAGCAGGACGAACATCACCAGCAGTCCGAGCGTGGGCAGCGCCCTGGCCAGGTTCGCGGAGACGACGACGATCACCTCGCCCCGGCCGGTGTGGCCGATCAGCAGCCCCAGCGGCACCGCGATCAGCACGGCGAGCACCAGCGCCAGGGCCGAGAACTCGAAATGCTCCAGCAGGCGCATGGGGATGCCGGAGGAGCCCGACCAGTTGTCGCCGTTCCCGAAGAACTCGGCCAGCCAGCCGAAGAACGCGGTCAGCCAGCTCACGAACCCGTCCCCTTTCGCGCCCGTACCCATGGAGTGAGCAGCCGCTGCGCCAGCACCAGCAGCCCGTCGGCGATCAGCGCCAGCGCCACGATCAGCACGATGCCGACGATCACCGGCGGCATGAACGGGTTCTGGTACGCCCGCGTGAACAGCCCGCCGAGCCCGCCCTGCCCGATCAGTGCACCCACGCTGACCAGGCTGATGCTGGAGACGGCCACCACCCGCAGCCCCGCCAGCACCACGGGGACGGCGATCGGGAGCTCCACCGCGATCAGCCTGCGCAGCGGCGTGAACCCCATCGCGACGGCCGACTGCCGCACGTGGTCGGGCACCGAGCCCAGCCCGTCCACGACGGCCGGGATCAGCACGGCCATGCCGTAGAAGGTCAGCGGGATGATCACGGTGGCCTGCGACAGCCCGGTCACCGAGATCAGCAGCATGAAGACGGGGAGCGACGGCAGCGCGTAGACGACGTTCATGAAGCCCGAGGTGGGCTGGTAGAGCCAGCGCCAGCGCACGCAGGCGAGCCCGAGCGGCAGCGCGATGACCAGCGCGACGAGGATCGGCACCAGGGACATGGTCAGATGGTCGAGGAGCAGGTTCTTGATGCTGTCGACCCGGCCGGTGTCCCAGTTGCGCCCGATCCACTCCCAGATGGAAGGGGGGCCGTCAGCCATCTGCCGCCTCCGCGAGCGCCTGGTCGAGCGCCTCCCTGGTGGCCACGCCCACGACCTTGCCCTGCTCGTCCACGGCCACGGCACAGCCGGACGGCGACAGCAACGCCGCGTCGAGCGCCGTGCGCAGGGAGTCCCGCCCGTGCACGAACGTCCCGTACGGCTCCAGCTCGTCGGGCCGCGACGGGGAGATCCACCCGGTCGGCCGGCCGTCCGCGTCCACGACGAGCCGCCACGGCGCGTCCTCGGCGCCGGTCAGGTCGGTACGCAACCGCAGCCCCTCCGTCGAGACGAACTGCAACCGCCTGATCCCCCTGTCATGCCCGAGGAACTCCTGCACGAAGTCGTCGGCCGGCTCGGACAGCAGCGTCTTGGGGTCGGCGATCTGCGCCAGCCTGCCGCCCACCCGCAGCACCGCCACGCGGTCGCCCAGCTTGATGGCCTCGTCGATGTCGTGGGTGACGAACACGATGGTCTTGTTCAGCTCGGACTGGAGCCTGAGCAGCTCGTCCTGCAGGCTCGTGCGGACCACCGGGTCCACCGCGCTGAACGGCTCGTCCATGAGCAGCACGGGCGGGTCCGCGGCCAGCGCCCTGGCCACGCCCACGCGCTGCTGCTGACCGCCCGAGAGCTGGAACGGGTAGCGCCCGGCGAGCCCGGGGTCGAGGCCGACGCGTTCGAGCAGCTCCATCGCCCTGTCGCGGGCCTTCTTCTTGTCCCAGCCGAGCAGGTAGGGGACGGTGGCGATGTTGTCGACGATCTTGCGGTGCGGGAACAGCCCGGCCTGCTGGATGACGTACCCGATGCCGCGCCGCAGCGTCGGCGGGTCGATGCCCTGCACCGGCGTGCCGTCGAGGAGGATCTGCCCCTCCGAGGCGTCGATCATGCGATTGATCATCCGGAGTGACGTGGTTTTCCCGCAGCCCGACGGGCCGACGAGCACGGTGATCTCGCCCGTGGGAGCCTCGAGGTCGAGGCGGTCCACTGCGACCGTTCCGTCCGGATAGCGTTTGGTGACAGCGTCAAATGTGATCACGCGCGAACTCTCGCTTCAGGCTTCTGGGGCAGGGGTCGCAGCCCCCTGCCACGACCGCCGCATGATCTCTTGGACCACAGACTACGGCGGCGCGAAGTGCCCTGTCCTCCCCAGTCCCTCCTGAAACGCTTCAGTTGACCTGGATATTTACCTTAAATCCTCATCTGGTAGTGCGCCGGACCATGGTCTGTTGCATGATTACCTCCACGAACTTCTGACGCGCATCCCCCAGCTCCCTCACCCTCCGTAGTCCCGCAGACTCCGCACAAAGCCATCAGCTCCCTCACCCGCAGCGTCCACACGAAGCAACAAGAGGATCCGGCCCCGTGTCCCAGCCGCTCACCGATCAGCGTCAACGCGCCGAGTTGATCGCAGAGCTCTACGACCGTCATGCCGCCGGGCTGTTCGCGTACTGCGCCGACCAGCTCGGCGACCTCGGCTCTGCGTCCGACGTCCTGGTGTCGATGTTCTCCAGCGTCGCCGGGTTCCCGTCCCTCGAGGAGCCACCCCGCGCCTCTCTCTACGCGTTCGCCCGCCGCGAGGTCCACCGCCGGGACATCGTCTACGCGCCGGCCGCCGTCGACCCGCTGATCGACCCGGCCACCGCGCTCGTCGAGCGCGTCGTACGCGAGCTGCGCCCGCACCAGCGCGAGGTGCTGGTGCTGCGCGCGGTGTGCGGGCTGAGCATGGCGGAGCTGGCGTGGGTGCTCGACGTCGCGCCGGACACCGCCGAGGAGCTGGCGGTGGGCGCCGACCACCACTTCAGGCAGGCCCTGGGGGCGGCGCTCGCCTCGACCGGCGCCCGCGTCCCCAAGCCGGTGGCCGACGTGTACGGCGCGCTGAGCGTCGCCCCGCTCCGCGACGTCCTCGGCCGCCTCCCCTGGCCCCAGCCGCCGGGCGCGCTCCGCTTCCATTTCGTCGGCTCCCGTACGGCCGCCCCCGGCCCGCTGTTCGTGAAGCCCCGCTGGCCCAGCCCGCCGAACTGGCCCCAGCCCCTGGCCGACGAGGACCCGGCGACCAGCACGG
The Nonomuraea helvata genome window above contains:
- the sppA gene encoding signal peptide peptidase SppA, which translates into the protein MDAGKAIFETVDKLRQRRTAPLVLELDLTEGITEGPPADPLAAVLSMRKTRLSDVLSGLKRARQDSRVKALVVKIGSNPLGLAMVQELRQAVIQFRAAGKLTVAFAETFGEFGGGTVQYYLATAFERVYLQPSGDVGLTGVALEQRFVKGALTKLGVGYEAGQRHEYKTAVNTFTQDHMTDPHRESMSRIVESVTESLITGIADGRRLDPGKVRELIDRGPFTAGEAEEAGLVDRLAYRDEVYDEVKQAAGDEAHLLFISRYARGAAVKKLPNPMADGVALIHGTGMIRTGRSGRSPLGGGGAMGSDTVSAAFRAARRDEHVKAVVFRVDSPGGSYVASDTVWREVILTRKVKPVIVSMGDMAASGGYFVSMAADVIVAQPGTLTGSIGVYGGKPVLAEMLEKIGINSELVAEGTNAGMFSTSRGFSSEQWERVNAWLDRIYDDFVGKVAQSRDLTRERAHELARGRVWTGADAHASGLVDELGGLEDALALARKRTGLADDAPVRTYPRLNPLERLRGPESSEDKSAALARIRLDAWGPLARLSAELGLPATGPLLLPAWYTIR
- a CDS encoding FAD-dependent monooxygenase, which codes for MKNRNVLISGASVAGPALAYWLRRHGFNPTIVERAPALRDGGYAVDFRGEVHLSILRRMGILADLERARTGMGSMAYVNSAGKVQAKMPADLFAGDIEILRGDLVRILYDATKDHTEYIFGDSITSLAEDDHGVTVTFERTPPRRFDLVIGADGLHSNTRRLTFGPEEQFVKHLGLYCAIFTTSNYLGLDHTGHAYRTGGKVVMLHSSRHNAEARAVFYFSSPELDLNRRDVARQQAVLAEQYTGNGWQSDRLLNEMRHAPDFYFDSVGQVHMDTWTRGRVALVGDAAYCPSSLSGMGSGLALVGAYVLAGELAAAQGDHRVAFARYEEELREYAVGCQKMGDGVAGLMVPGSRFVAGLLNRYYKLMPYLPGKNMAAKIARRTAENITLRDYRDLALR
- a CDS encoding ABC transporter permease, translated to MSWLTAFFGWLAEFFGNGDNWSGSSGIPMRLLEHFEFSALALVLAVLIAVPLGLLIGHTGRGEVIVVVSANLARALPTLGLLVMFVLLLGTASIWPVIIPLVLLSIPPILVNTFEGIKGVDPELRDAAYGMGLRGGQVLGRVLVPVALPLILLGCRLSAIQVVATTTVAAYTGLGGLGRYVIDGFATKDYASVVGGSVLIVLFALVVQVLFTLAQRVTVSPGVSRRVKVR
- a CDS encoding S8 family serine peptidase gives rise to the protein MTPVVQLTTLLQQTPPIPPEEQLRLSSLLAGAIALAATSMAAPHVTGALALLRQKRPRAGVDQLVDLLRRSGKPITYTSAGAEVTTPRINVYAALHSR
- a CDS encoding ABC transporter substrate-binding protein; translation: MGRKYGIAAVLMSAMLGMAACGGGGGSTGGNPLDTSSAAPSGSASGGGGGKAVIGSFDFDESVLLGSIYAQALEAKGVQVTEKPRIGSREAVFDQVKSGGLTIVPEYNGNLLAFVDLKNTAATTDEVNTALKEKLPAELEVLDSSPAEDKDSLSISKDTQTKQSLNTMEDLAKVSKSFVVGGPPEFKKRWEARFKEVYGIEFKEWKPTGPTTSDAIKDGTIQVGNVFTTDPKMTANNLVPLQDPKNIFPAQNVTPLLYKAGATDTIKTTLNAVSAKLTTQSLMDMMQKISVNKDEPATVAKEWLTSNGLG
- a CDS encoding ABC transporter permease → MADGPPSIWEWIGRNWDTGRVDSIKNLLLDHLTMSLVPILVALVIALPLGLACVRWRWLYQPTSGFMNVVYALPSLPVFMLLISVTGLSQATVIIPLTFYGMAVLIPAVVDGLGSVPDHVRQSAVAMGFTPLRRLIAVELPIAVPVVLAGLRVVAVSSISLVSVGALIGQGGLGGLFTRAYQNPFMPPVIVGIVLIVALALIADGLLVLAQRLLTPWVRARKGTGS
- a CDS encoding S8 family peptidase, with amino-acid sequence MRPRSLLGGALALVATSAVLGAAPALLAATEPPVGPTVGPPVPRAAGNGPLISPALVAEVRTRSRVRSIIQLKPGESVEAVAKDVEQASASSRVVDATSSPHFFVAEVDRMTLARLEKDARIQAVYKDELRTTTLDDNSTALIRSDRANQAGWTGKGTTVAILDTGIDRDHPYLAGRIVDEACFSTSDPRDGTVSLCPNNQPTQTGPGAADAETAQCIVRGANACSHGTHVAGIAAGRMTAGAPANGVAPDAGILPIQVFSRVDNAMTCEVGRTPPPCFLSYLSDEKLALEYVARVVSAHNIAAVNMSLGGGGPYTEACDTDAAASAVKPEFDTLVSMGVAPVVAAGNNGFANGIVAPACLSSAIAVGATDGFDQPARFTNRGPMLDLFAPGVSIRSSVPDDTYVERSGTSMAAPHVAGMFALMKQAYPDFTVAQSLQRLQGTGAAIRYSAAGTLVTTARIDAQHATSAAHA
- a CDS encoding flavin reductase family protein; this translates as MSVSEFTEAMAQLAAGVAVVTVRDGRDDLGVTVSALMSVSLEPPLVLVSLASSGYLSEVLLRQDRWAASLLSSGQAAVASRFATAGRPSARLLLAGTPHHRGAQTDALVVEGGVAALEAETTKVVPAGDHTLFIAAVLAVPYVSPSLQPLVRLRGRYRAAGT
- a CDS encoding ABC transporter ATP-binding protein, with the protein product MITFDAVTKRYPDGTVAVDRLDLEAPTGEITVLVGPSGCGKTTSLRMINRMIDASEGQILLDGTPVQGIDPPTLRRGIGYVIQQAGLFPHRKIVDNIATVPYLLGWDKKKARDRAMELLERVGLDPGLAGRYPFQLSGGQQQRVGVARALAADPPVLLMDEPFSAVDPVVRTSLQDELLRLQSELNKTIVFVTHDIDEAIKLGDRVAVLRVGGRLAQIADPKTLLSEPADDFVQEFLGHDRGIRRLQFVSTEGLRLRTDLTGAEDAPWRLVVDADGRPTGWISPSRPDELEPYGTFVHGRDSLRTALDAALLSPSGCAVAVDEQGKVVGVATREALDQALAEAADG
- a CDS encoding NAD-dependent epimerase; protein product: MKSHVIVGRGAAASRTALLLAEDGERVRMISRTGGGPDHPLVEKVAADATDADRLTELAEGADTLFTTAVPPYHVWPEQLPILTASLLTAVRRTGAAYVMLGNMYGYGPVDRPIAPDFPLAATGPKGRARARAWEEAASSGVKVTEVRAAQFYGAGAFSVFSLMVQRPALEGRLALVPQELDVPHSYSSIGDTARTLVAASRDEQAYGRAWHVPTATLSVRELAGRLARLAGAPEPRMEEMTERDLTLLGFTDPLWGEMHEALIKPGHPFVVDFSETEKVLGVSATPVDDVLRELI
- a CDS encoding GlxA family transcriptional regulator — protein: MHRVAAVIVPPVLSFDVSIPLMVFGDDSRYDVRVCTARPGPVPTVGGPDVLVTDGLDAMDGVETVLAVGSGGEEAPPEVLDALRKAAAGGARIASLCTGAFVLAQAGLLDGRRATTHWGLAADLAARFPAIDVRPDVLFVEDGGIFTSAGAAAAIDLCLHLIRLDYGAAVANAAARLAVVSPVRPGGQAQFIETPLPPERGTSLAPTRAWALERLDRPLTLADLAGHARVSVRTLTRRFHAETGLSPLQWLLHRRVDRARELLETTELPMDQVAEKSGLGSPDSLRKHLAGRVGLTPTAYRASFTRMG